From Impatiens glandulifera chromosome 7, dImpGla2.1, whole genome shotgun sequence:
AATTGGAGGCCATTGTTAGATGAAGTAGAGCGAGGTGATATTGATGATGACAATCCAATAAATGTGTCTGATTTTAACAACAATGGTTTGCCCTTAGCAGATGAGGTTAATCCAAGGATTCGATATTGTAGAAAATGCAATCAGATGAAACCGCCTCGTTGTCACCATTGTTCTGTTTGTGAGTCTCGCCATTAACATCAACATCATaagctcttcttcttcttcattagaCTGAAATTTGTTTTCATTCAGGTGGGAGATGCGTGCTGAAGATGGATCATCATTGTGTATGGGTTGTGAACTGTGTTGGAGCATTAAACTACAAATATTTTCTCCTTTTTCTGGTATGATATTAATCACAATTGTCTTTATTATATTCGTTTTCGAGTGTTGATTCGTAAATGGAACATGCAGTTTTACACGTTTCTTGAAACAAGTCTTGTTACTTTGTCGTTGCTGCCACAATTTATAGCGTTCTTTACTGATGAAGAGATAGCCGGTACACCAAGTATGCTTGCAACAacttttcttgcatttggtgagGACAATACATTTTACATTATACATTACAATACAATCAAtttgtttatttcatttaataaatttgcTCTTATGGGTATGCTATTTCATTATCTGCAGTTTTGAATCTAGCGTTTGCCTTGAGTGTAATGGGGTTCTTGATTATGCATGTATCACTGGTTTCTAGTAATACAACTACTATTGAGGTatgtattattttcattatgctaataattaattacatgtTCTAAGTTTTTAAGTGTCGGTTCTAGGCGTATGAGAAGAAGAGCACGCCAAAATGGCGATATGACTTGGGAAGGAGGAGGAACTTTGAACAGGTATGTAATGATGTTGAAGTTggttaattatgtttttttatgctctagtttgttattttatttgttaggtCTTTGGGACAGACAAACGATATTGGTTAATCCCATCTTACTCGGAGGAAGATTTGCGTCGAATATCTACACTCGAGGAGACCCTTCAGTTTCCATGaatactttaatattttcacGAATGACTTTGCCATGATGTATTATAGTTAGAAGAAGAAACATTTGAGGAAATGGTTGAGAGGCTCTAGTTAAGATGTGGGTTAGAATAAATGATTGGTTCTTTGTATGTGGGGTTTTAATGAAAATGTAACATATGAtcaaaaatgtaatttattgatacattcttatatctttttatattctaaattttcattaatagaTAAGATAATGGTATGAAATATAATCTAGatggtttattatatatatatatatatatatatatatatatatatatatatatgaaagaaaaaatatcttaaaactcaattttttagttttgatttttttctcaaactaacaAAACTATAGAGAATATGAAAAGTAATTGTGTTTTGGCAATAAATGACTAggtcttgtttttatttttaccacTCAAATTgagtatttgttttattttgttcgGTCCAATATCTTGTTTAGTTGGATCGATTTTTTAgtctcaattttttataattcaaataatatttcaacTTTTGATTGGTCGTTTGTTGCTCATCCTTGTCgattattttaatgataattttttgagTGTAAATCTCATTTTTAACCGCAAAAGAAATGAAGTTATTAAATCTGtaattgtttcatttttattgaAGAAAGAGTAAATGAAACTAATATTTCATTTGAagacaatttataaattatttgttgtttttataaaaaaaattattttttattaaattaaaataagagttacatatgagaaattaattaataaataatataagataatatctacaaaattaataattgataatttatttagatatcgaattgcataaataatttataaaaataaaactctcatTAGACATGCGATTTGTTGAGAATTCCTCCAAAGAACGAACTCATTTGATTTCTTGAACGATGACGGTTGAAGTAGAACAAGTGAAATAAACCAATGAAACGATGTCAGAAAAATCTTTACCAAAAATTCTGAATGGagttaaaattatctttagtCGATGGTTGGTAAACAACGCCGAAAAATGTCATACCAAATGAAAATGGATCATCTATATATATGACCGAAATAGTGAGAACTCATTTGATTTCTTGAACGATGACGGTTGAAGTAGAACAAGTGAAATAAACCAATGAAACGATGTCAGAAAAATCTCTACCAAAAATTCTGAATGGagttaaaattatctttagtCGATGGTTGGTAAACAACGCCGAAAAATATCATACCAAATGAAAATGGATCATCTATATATATGACCGAAATAGTGAGAAATCCATATAAATAATGGGAGGATACCTGTAAGAGGTCcttcatatgaaaaattaaatcgAGTAActttttatccaaaaataaaaaataatttcatattcgATTATTTTGTCTTCTTTGCTACTAGGAAGGAGACTGATTCTGACTCGAAAAATGATCATCAACACAATTAGAGTGTATAAACATTAAACGACCAAcgattgaaaatattattcagACTATAAAAATCTGAGATGAAAAAATCGATCAAGCTAAAAATCCGTATAatccttaatttttataatctgTATAATCCAGCTTTtggtaaattattttttattaaagttgaaATTTATAGaatcactagtataataaataattatacaaatatcatatttaatctAAGCCAAAATTCagtaaaattaagtttatgactTATGAGTATATTTGTcataaatataaagtgaggatacctaagtggtattttcaaaattatgaatgaacgaaattaaaaatgaccaaactataataactaacataATGTTGGTTAATTTGTAACGTTAATGGTCTTCATTTGAAGTACGACCATTTCTCTTTTACGTCtccatcaacagagagaaaCATTATTTACGTGCTCATCAAATTGGAAGAAACATTTCATCAAAGGAAAGTCTAAGGAAAAAAAGATTAaagaatattttcattataaagaaatagaatattaatgattacaattaaggtacgcttttgcattcagattttaatttctcacaatttaaattagaatttatttcacATAATTCTAACATTTTGAAGTAATATGGCttgcaaattaaataaattcatctATAGAATTAAATAAACGTCTAGTTAGTAGTaccataaatttcacaaaataacaataatttatttagttttgaggtgaatttaattgattatttgtgtatcacaagtttAGTGAGAGTAAACGtctatttatgattttatatgtGGGTGACATCTTGTTTGCCACAATTTTGATTGAAATTAAGTAGTCAATGTTATGAGATATTGGAaaagaactaagaattaaatgctaACTTATAAGAGGTCGGatagtcttgagatcattgagtattctgactccaatcttacgggatgccaaaaacattatgaaatccacttcaatttatatttttctctagCTGGTTTTGTCATTTcttgaagaagtgtcaaacaaacaagCGTCATCCACTATTGCAGCGAAGTTTGTGACATGTTACTAGACATCAAATTAGGTGATATTGACATCAAGTTTTTTGTTGTGAATGAATAATACAAAGTTgatagatttttataaaatatttacaaactctGGTTATGAACCTTTGACAATGAGTTTATCGTCTAATGTTTTTCATGAGAATTTTGCTCGTATGAGTGTCGTAGAGATtgacgatctctaacttcattgggagtttgtagtttggttgattttcagtttagttattttatagatatttatgaagtttatattctaataaaaaaattaaatattattcagttcattacactttgtataattatgtttaaaatatgatCTCACTGAAGCCAAATAagaccagttgaaaattgacatgaaaagatcatcatgcacaaaattttcattcttcacattcataatatgatttgtctattaattgtattgatttatgtgatcactGTTGGGcctagttgtgcttaaatacaaaGACGAAttctttggtcctatattgatatgattaattgataaagataaaattatttatacaacatatAATTGAGATGATATAAAACTTCAGacgcattatggttgatacatttatttttgtacatacgtgatccatggagattgttgaaatttatagagtcacaaatataataaataattgtgaaaatgttatatttaatataagtcaaaataatgtgaaattaagtttatggtttatgaatatatttgtcatgaatataaagtgaggtaCTTAAGtggtatttctaattttatgaagggactaaattagaaatgaccaaactataataaataatataatgttggttattttgtaacAGTAATGGTTTCTATTTAAAGTGAAGTACGATCATTCTCATTTGCGTCCCCATGAAAGAGAAACATTATTAACGTACTCATCAAATTGGAATAACCATTTCATCTAAGGAAAGtataaggaaagagaagattgaCCACATTTTTTTAGAAGATTAATGATTACAACTAAGGTAAGTTTtcgcattcagattttaatttctcaccatttaaattaggatctaattcaaataattttaaccgtttataCTGTCAATTGTTTTGATGATAACGTTAAAGACGACAAATATAACACTGTAactgtttttcttttgtttaataaaaaataaatgaataattgaaattgatcttGAAAGGCTTcctacatatatttttttgagttgatatatatgattttttttattatttttttccttaattagtTATCAATTGACGGAACATTTTATGATGTTGTTTACCATCTCATGAGTAAAGATAAATTTGACTCAAAATTGTTTTGTAGAATTCTTCAGACGACACCATGACACCACATGATTGGTTTATTCCACATGATTGGTTTATTCAACATGCATTATTTATCTCTTATCATTGTAAAACTTAAAAAGTCTTTGTTTCGAGTCactttaaagaaattttaagacttttaaatattttatattgaaattttaatcttaatttttttatattatttaacatctaAATTCTTAttgaattgttttaattttaaataaacaaatataaactcTTTCTAAGAagacttcaattttttttatttataaataaatttaattccaatcaatactttattttttataatttatttatgataacagtaaaattacaaatttaaaattaattttggtttaaaaaagaaaaggacATAAtacttttgagtttgagttgaaTCGCGTAGTTACCAGTAATATCTAGAATCTTCATCGTCTTCTTCGCCTATCCCATTTATAAGGTTGCTCTTCTCCAACTCTTCTTCATACTCAACCAAAATCACCATTTAATACCTACCTACGAAGATGTTTAATCTCTTCGGCGGAAAAGATCCTTTCGATGATCCCTTTTTCACTCATCCATTTGGTGGCGCCGCCCATGAGAAGAACTCCGGCCGTCAATCCTCCAAGGAACTAACCATTGAAGAATTGGACTCCGACGGAAACCCTCTTAAATCTGACATCATCCATCCCAACAAAGAACAACTCTCCTACAACAACAACCCAAATCTTAACGGTACATTCTTTTTAATCCAAAATCTGTAAAACCCAACTGCATGATCATACATATTTGTGATAATGATCCTTTGATATTTGGACATAGGAAGAACAGAGAAGAGAAGTTTCAGTTATCAGAGAGTTTCATATGGTGGTCTAAATGGGACGTATTATACTTCTTCAGTCACTAAGAAATCCGGAGGGGATGGGGTTAGTAATTACCTAATACTTCTTGCCATCTTCTTAACTTTTTTCTATCTGATTAGTATgcattgtcttcttcttcttcataggtTGTTTTCATGGAGGTTAATGAAGATGATAAAACTATTGGTGAAGCATTACACACTGTCTCAAGAGGAATCAATGAtaaggtttgtttgtttgtttagaaCAATTGGAGGAGTTTTGTATTTCAAATCTTACTTAATGAtgtaatatttaagtttttacatGCAGGGTCACTCAGTTACAACAAAACGAAACTCAGATGGTAAAAAAGATACTTTGCAGACTCTACACAACATAAACCAAGGTTGTTAGGTCAAAGTGTCTATCTGTCTGTCTGTAAATCTctcaactaattaaatatatcaatgaaACTTCTTGATTTTCTTCTTAGATGAGCTTGATATGTTTGAA
This genomic window contains:
- the LOC124945520 gene encoding probable protein S-acyltransferase 14 isoform X2 — protein: MYRSRLVMAWNIFRFCTALRGLGSIMILLVLAVVGVTYYAVVLTNYAPVLYDATGGFTSSLIALVILILFHILLVLLLWSYFSVVFTNPGSVPANWRPLLDEVERDEVNPRIRYCRKCNQMKPPRCHHCSVCGRCVLKMDHHCVWVVNCVGALNYKYFLLFLFYTFLETSLVTLSLLPQFIAFFTDEEIAGTPSMLATTFLAFVLNLAFALSVMGFLIMHVSLVSSNTTTIEAYEKKSTPKWRYDLGRRRNFEQVFGTDKRYWLIPSYSEEDLRRISTLEETLQFP
- the LOC124945520 gene encoding probable protein S-acyltransferase 14 isoform X1 translates to MYRSRLVMAWNIFRFCTALRGLGSIMILLVLAVVGVTYYAVVLTNYAPVLYDATGGFTSSLIALVILILFHILLVLLLWSYFSVVFTNPGSVPANWRPLLDEVERGDIDDDNPINVSDFNNNGLPLADEVNPRIRYCRKCNQMKPPRCHHCSVCGRCVLKMDHHCVWVVNCVGALNYKYFLLFLFYTFLETSLVTLSLLPQFIAFFTDEEIAGTPSMLATTFLAFVLNLAFALSVMGFLIMHVSLVSSNTTTIEAYEKKSTPKWRYDLGRRRNFEQVFGTDKRYWLIPSYSEEDLRRISTLEETLQFP
- the LOC124945985 gene encoding uncharacterized protein LOC124945985; the encoded protein is MFNLFGGKDPFDDPFFTHPFGGAAHEKNSGRQSSKELTIEELDSDGNPLKSDIIHPNKEQLSYNNNPNLNGRTEKRSFSYQRVSYGGLNGTYYTSSVTKKSGGDGVVFMEVNEDDKTIGEALHTVSRGINDKGHSVTTKRNSDGKKDTLQTLHNINQDELDMFEQKWKDNAGYLPDLNSELYRSLENAEPIFRGGWALPPTEGHKKNDDGGNSSTKKVTRINVE